The following proteins come from a genomic window of Macadamia integrifolia cultivar HAES 741 chromosome 14, SCU_Mint_v3, whole genome shotgun sequence:
- the LOC122062046 gene encoding serine carboxypeptidase-like 45 isoform X1 — MDFLPWKAVAAVTVCILQTCLSAKIVETSLSDSDRIDKLPGQPEVSFQHFSGYITVDEKQERALFYYFVEAETDPASKPFVLWLNGGPGCSSVGVGAFSEHGPFRTSGDRLVRNEYSWNKEANMLYLEAPVGVGFSYSINTSNYVGVDDEITARDNLIFLQRWFVKFPEYKCRDLFVTGESYAGHYVPQLAQLILQFNKKEKLFNLKGILLGNPLLDFVTDFNSKAEFFCLLRSDENQVNNEISMYIDKYDVTIDVCLSSILSQSNALTHLQVAEKLDVCVEDETTKYFNRVDVQKALHARLLGVTSWVSCSDNLHYKKLNFEESMIPVVGSLIRSGIRILVFSGDQDSVIPLTGTRTLLHGLANELGLNTTTTYRAWFEGKQVGGWMQVYGNILSFATIRGASHKAPFSQPERSLVLFNAFLKGKPLPEEFRAIE, encoded by the exons ATGGATTTTCTTCCATGGAAGGCTGTGGCGGCAGTAACTGTTTGTATCCTTCAAACATGCTTATCAGCCAAGATTGTGGAGACTTCTCTCTCAGATTCTGATAGAATCGACAAATTACCTGGGCAACCAGAGGTCAGTTTCCAACACTTTTCGGGATACATCACAGTGGATGAAAAGCAAGAGAGAGCTCTTTTCTATTACTTTGTTGAGGCAGAAACAGACCCAGCTTCAAAGCCCTTTGTTCTCTGGTTAAATGGAG GGCCGGGTTGCTCTTCTGTTGGAGTAGGAGCCTTCTCTGAGCATGGACCTTTTAGAACAAGTGGAGACAGATTGGTCAGAAATGAATATAGCTGGAACAAAG AAGCAAACATGTTGTACTTGGAGGCACCAGTAGGAGTTGGGTTCTCTTATTCTATTAACACATCTAACTATGTGGGGGTGGATGATGAGATTACTG CTAGGGACAATCTCATCTTCCTACAGCGTTGGTTTGTCAAGTTCCCTGAATACAAATGTAGAGACCTGTTTGTCACAGGGGAAAGCTATGCTG GTCATTATGTTCCACAACTAGCACAGCTCATCCTTCAGTTCAACAAGAAGGAAAAGTTATTCAATCTGAAAGGAATACTT cTGGGAAATCCTCTTCTAGATTTCGTTACTGACTTCAATTCGAAGGCTGAATTTTTCTGTTTGCTCAGGAGTGATGAGAACCAAGTCAACAATGAAATTAGTATGTATATCGACAAATATGATGTCACAATTGATGTCTGCCTGTCATCTATTTTATCTCAATCGAATGCTCTCACACACCTG CAAGTTGCAGAGAAACTAGATGTCTGTGTTGAAGATGAAACTACAAAGTATTTCAACCGGGTTGATGTACAGAAGGCTCTCCACGCTCGTCTTTTGGGAGTCACCAGTTGGGTTTCTTGCAGTGA TAATCTACACTataagaagctcaactttgaggAATCTATGATTCCAGTCGTCGGCTCACTCATCAGGTCCGGAATTCGGATCTTAGTTTTCAG TGGAGATCAAGATTCTGTTATCCCATTAACCGGGACAAGAACACTGCTCCATGGATTGGCAAATGAATTGGGACTGAACACAACTACAACTTACAGAGCTTGGTTTGAGGGGAAACAG GTTGGCGGATGGATGCAAGTTTATGGAAATATCCTCTCCTTTGCAACCATTAGAGGAGCATCTCACAAGGCTCCATTCTCACAGCCAGAGAGATCACTTGTGTTGTTCAATGCATTTCTAAAAGGAAAACCACTACCAGAAGAATTCCGAGCTATCGAATAA
- the LOC122062046 gene encoding serine carboxypeptidase-like 45 isoform X2 → MDFLPWKAVAAVTVCILQTCLSAKIVETSLSDSDRIDKLPGQPEVSFQHFSGYITVDEKQERALFYYFVEAETDPASKPFVLWLNGGPGCSSVGVGAFSEHGPFRTSGDRLVRNEYSWNKEANMLYLEAPVGVGFSYSINTSNYVGVDDEITARDNLIFLQRWFVKFPEYKCRDLFVTGESYAGHYVPQLAQLILQFNKKEKLFNLKGILLGNPLLDFVTDFNSKAEFFCLLRSDENQVNNEISMYIDKYDVTIDVCLSSILSQSNALTHLQVAEKLDVCVEDETTKYFNRVDVQKALHARLLGVTSWVSCSDNLHYKKLNFEESMIPVVGSLISGDQDSVIPLTGTRTLLHGLANELGLNTTTTYRAWFEGKQVGGWMQVYGNILSFATIRGASHKAPFSQPERSLVLFNAFLKGKPLPEEFRAIE, encoded by the exons ATGGATTTTCTTCCATGGAAGGCTGTGGCGGCAGTAACTGTTTGTATCCTTCAAACATGCTTATCAGCCAAGATTGTGGAGACTTCTCTCTCAGATTCTGATAGAATCGACAAATTACCTGGGCAACCAGAGGTCAGTTTCCAACACTTTTCGGGATACATCACAGTGGATGAAAAGCAAGAGAGAGCTCTTTTCTATTACTTTGTTGAGGCAGAAACAGACCCAGCTTCAAAGCCCTTTGTTCTCTGGTTAAATGGAG GGCCGGGTTGCTCTTCTGTTGGAGTAGGAGCCTTCTCTGAGCATGGACCTTTTAGAACAAGTGGAGACAGATTGGTCAGAAATGAATATAGCTGGAACAAAG AAGCAAACATGTTGTACTTGGAGGCACCAGTAGGAGTTGGGTTCTCTTATTCTATTAACACATCTAACTATGTGGGGGTGGATGATGAGATTACTG CTAGGGACAATCTCATCTTCCTACAGCGTTGGTTTGTCAAGTTCCCTGAATACAAATGTAGAGACCTGTTTGTCACAGGGGAAAGCTATGCTG GTCATTATGTTCCACAACTAGCACAGCTCATCCTTCAGTTCAACAAGAAGGAAAAGTTATTCAATCTGAAAGGAATACTT cTGGGAAATCCTCTTCTAGATTTCGTTACTGACTTCAATTCGAAGGCTGAATTTTTCTGTTTGCTCAGGAGTGATGAGAACCAAGTCAACAATGAAATTAGTATGTATATCGACAAATATGATGTCACAATTGATGTCTGCCTGTCATCTATTTTATCTCAATCGAATGCTCTCACACACCTG CAAGTTGCAGAGAAACTAGATGTCTGTGTTGAAGATGAAACTACAAAGTATTTCAACCGGGTTGATGTACAGAAGGCTCTCCACGCTCGTCTTTTGGGAGTCACCAGTTGGGTTTCTTGCAGTGA TAATCTACACTataagaagctcaactttgaggAATCTATGATTCCAGTCGTCGGCTCACTCATCAG TGGAGATCAAGATTCTGTTATCCCATTAACCGGGACAAGAACACTGCTCCATGGATTGGCAAATGAATTGGGACTGAACACAACTACAACTTACAGAGCTTGGTTTGAGGGGAAACAG GTTGGCGGATGGATGCAAGTTTATGGAAATATCCTCTCCTTTGCAACCATTAGAGGAGCATCTCACAAGGCTCCATTCTCACAGCCAGAGAGATCACTTGTGTTGTTCAATGCATTTCTAAAAGGAAAACCACTACCAGAAGAATTCCGAGCTATCGAATAA